The genomic region AATTTGATTCAGAATTGTCTTGCCTTCTGCTTTCAACTCTTCAGCTTGGCGTTTGGTGGTTGCCCAAACTAACTGTTGCGCTTCTTGCTGGAGAATATATTCTAGACGTTGTGTTAGAGAAGAAATTTCTGGTAAACGCTGTTCCAGCCATTCCTCTACCGCACCATCAACTTGATGCTGGCGCACTTTCAACGGATTGGGTGCAGATACGATCGCCACAACGTCTTCTGCTGCTAGCATTGGTTGCATCTTTTGCTGGAGAGAGTATAAAACAGCAGCGCGATCGTCTGGAAGATATTGGTCTTGTTTATTAAATACCAAAACAAGTCGCTGATGGGCTGCCAATAGTTGTTGTAAAGTTTGATATTCTGAATCAGTTAAATCTCCAGCAGTCACAAATAAGATTAGATCGGATGCGATCGCACTTTGCAAAGCTGCTGTATCTGTCTGTTCGACTTCGCTAAATAAAGCTGCTGTCTCGCTAATACACAACTTTCGATCTTGCGGTTGTGTTTCTAAAACTTGTAACAATGTCGTCTTACCGACAGATTTACCACCAGTAATAGCTAAATTAATTTCTTGGCGATCGATCTGCGCTTCTAACTGGGCGATTTTTTCTCGTAATTCTGAAGTAGGACGATCTTCTGCTTCTAGTCGATCTACAACTACTTGTACTTGAGCGATCGCTTTTTCTACCGTTTCTCGATTGACAGGTAAATCTTGGACTTGCTGTTTAGGACGATATTTGCCAAATAGCCACAAACAGAAGATGATGGCGATCGCACCCATCAAGCTAAACTCACCCAGATGCGCTAAAGATTCTTGCCACCCTTGCAAGAACCACAGTGCAAAGGCTAAACCAACACCACCGATTAAAATTGGACGCTGCAACATACCAGCCACACTCGCAACATCTCTAGTCTAATGATTTCCCACAATAAAATAGCACTCTAAGTGGCTCTGGATGTGCCGAGTTTACTATACTTTGTAATTGGTTGATAGCAAGCTACTTGTTACCTGCGATACTTGACTGATAAGAGCAAATGTACTGACCCTACCTCAGTCATTCTTGAAGTGAGGAGTAAAAGTATTGAAATTCTCCTACACAATTCTCTATGTTAAAGAGGTGTCTCAAGCCGTCGCATTTTACGAACGTGCCTTCAGCTTAAAGCAACGATTTGTTCATGAAAGCGGACAATATGCTGAGATGGAAACGGGAGGAACGACACTTGCTCTTGCTTCTAACGAACTAGCGCGATCGAATCTTTCTCAAGGATTTCAAGAGAATAATTTATCAAATTTGCCTGCTGGAATTGAAATTGGTTTTGTGACAGAAGACGTATCGGCAGCTTTTACAAATGCGGTGAATGCTGGCGCTGTAGTTGTTGTAGAACCTAAAGTTAAACCTTGGGGACAAACAGTGGCTTACGTGCGCGATTTAGATGGGATTTTAGTGGAAATTGCCAGTTTCATTTAAAACAAAACCCTGCAACTTTTTAAATTACAGGGTTTTGTCTTCTGATTTGGTGGCGGGAAGTGGATTTGAACCACTGACCTTCGGGTTATGCTTACCATCTACAGCTTTCGCTGCCTGAGCTAACTCTTTTGTTAACTAGTTTGTGGTCTGGACTGTCCCTTCATCCTCGACTTGACGTTAGGATGCCTGCCTTCCAGTCTCTACACCTTCTCTCTTACGAGAGCTTGGTTCGGGATTACCGCGCTATTGGCTTCCCCGAATTTGACAGGTAAACGCACGTAAGTTTCTTTACGTACTGCCCATAACAAGACTAACTGCTAAGCGCTTGATTAATCTTGCTTGTTGAGCCCGACGAGCTACCAGGCTGCTCTATCCCGCGTCAACTTTTCTAGTATAACCATAAGTTTTAGTAATTTGCAACTATAACAACGACAATTCTCCTAAAACCTCTAGACGCTTGAATTTACCAAACTCCATAAAGCTTTCAGCTAGAGTTTCCGCTGCTGAGGGGCTGATCCAACCCATTTGCTTGAGCAAGTGAATCGCTACAGCGTGTTTGGCGCGTTTAGAACCATCTATTGCCTTAATTGCCAAACCCATGCCCTCGCCAACTCTACCAATACACTGCACGCCTTCCGCACCCGCTTTACTTACCAGTTCCCCTTGCGTCAGGCGCATAATTTCCGTATCAAATTCTCCTTCCCCTGCAATTAAGGTGGGATGATAGGTCATAGCACGCACGATTCGTTCCAGATCCAAGCTGCTACCAGAAGCAAGCTGAGCGTATAAAGCTGCCATTTGTCCCAACTGCATGAAATAGGTAGGCGCACCGCAATCATCATGAGCGCAAATAAATTCTTCGGCTGGCATCCGCAGCATTTCAGCTACTTTAGTTAGAATTAACTGCTGTACGGGATGGTTGCGTTGGAGATAGCTATTGAGCGCCCAACGCCGTTGCTGACACACGGCTAACATTCCCGCATGTTTGCCAGAACAATTGTATTCTAGGGGGCTGCGCTTACCCGCAGGTGTGGGACATTGCAATGCCGAGGGATCGATATCTGCTCGCCAAAGAATATTAAAGACTTGTCGCACTTGGGCGATCGCGGCTTTATGCGAACTACAAATAATCGCTAAATCTCGATCTGTGAGGTCGTAGCGTTCTAAAGTGCCTGTTGTTGTCACGCCTAGTGCTTGAAATGGCTTAAGAGCAGAACGCACGAAAGTTGCTGTTTCCGCATTGCCAGCTACAGATAACACCCGTCCTCGGTCATCACACACAACTGCTTGGACGTGATGGATCGATTCTACAATCCCTTCCCGCAGCAACCGGACTTCCAGTTCTGCGGCTTGAGTTCTTTTTCCCCTTGTCATGGGTTAGAATTTATCACCTTTTGAGTCTTTATTTGCCATTTATCATTTGTCATTCGTTATGTATTGATACAAATAACCAATGACCGATGACCAGTGACAACTTATACAAAATACCAGATTAAGCCCCCAGACAGGAGAAAGAAACCCAGCCACGCAAAAGTGCGGCGGAGTCTTTGCAGGATTGGTTTAACTTGGTAGCTGACAATGAGCCGATCGCGAGTCAGAATTTCTAGTGGTTTCGTCCAGTTTTGACCGTCGTACCAACCCGTTTCCTCATAAAAGATCGTCTGATTCATTAGACGATCCCGCACGTAAGACCAACCGAGATACAAGCGGGCAACTGCTAATATTACCCCCAGACTCGCACCGATCGTCCCGCATAGCAAGAATTGCGACACGTGTTTGATGGGTGGAAAACTAGCAGCGGCGATCGGTCCTGCCACTATCCACGACCAACCCCAAACCCACAGTAGTTTGCCAACATATTGCCGTACTTCTAAAGTGGCAGTCCGAAAAAAACCAGATGATTTGAGCTGTTCGTACTCGTTGAGCGGTTGTTGTTCGTCAGGAACTGGACAGACAGAAACAGGTGATTCCATCATTTTGTTGTTCTCCCATCGCCGCTGGCGGTTGGAAAATCGATCCGTTCGGCATGACCCCAGAATGCTTCTAAATTATAAAACTCTCGTTCGCTGGGCATCATAATATGAACCAAGACATCGCCATAGTCTTGTAACACCCAAGTTCCTTCATTCTTGCCTTCCGTCCGCAGTAGCTTCCTGTGCCATTCTTTGACAACTTTATCCTCAATTGCATCTGCGATCGCCCTTACCTGTACCCTAGAATATCCAGTGACGATCGCGAAGTAATCGGCTAAGTAAGAAACATCAGCGACGTGCAACAGGACAATATCGCCAGCTTTGCGATCGGCAGCAGCCTCCGCGATTGCCAAGGCTAATTCCCGACTCTCATCGGCATGAGTAGCACTGACCTTACTAGAGTTCAGAAAAGCGGACTGAGAGATTGAATTTGCTTGGGTATATTCAGACATTAAACCTCATTTTTCGAGCTATGTTTTCCAAATCAATTATCTAAAACAAAAGAGCAACTATGCTCATAATAATTGTCAAATGTACAACTTCATACAGAGCGAAACTATTTCTTCATTTAAGCATGTGCGGAGAGTGGTGCTTGCTTTTTACCCAGTTAAGAAACCAATTTCGGGTGGCGATCGTGCGTGGATGAATTAAACAATGAGTCTCTATTAAAAATTTTAAAGAATAATCGCAGGTACGCCAAACAGCTTGAGGTAAATTTTGATAACTCATCTGTCGTAAAGCTTGTAACTCAGGGGTATCGCCTCTACCTGGCTCAATGCTATCCGCTAAAAACACGATACAGCTCAATTCCGTCATTTCTGGTCTGCCCAAAGTATGATTGGCGATCGCCTGCAATACTTCTTCATCTTGCACCCCAAAAGTATCTCTAGCAACAATCGCGCTGACATCGGCATGTAACAAATGAGGATGCAATTCCATCACGGGATCGATCTCTAACCCCTCAGCGCGCGCCATTTCCAGCAGCTTAGCGGGCTTAAAATATTTTGCCAAGTCGTGCATTAGCCCCGACATCGCCGCCTTCTCCCCATTTTGACGGTGATGCTCAGCCAACTCCACCGCCATCTGCTCTACCCTAAGAATATGGTCGATGCGGGACTGCGGTACGTGTTCTGACAGCCAGCTTAAAACCCGTTCGCGCTTGACCGTGATGTACTCCGAGCTATGGTTGAGATTTAGCACAATAAGAGAGTTAATCTCGACTCAATTCCCAATCTCATTGTAGCGAAGCCTAGTAATAGGAGCGAGAAGCAAGGAGCGAGGAGCAAAAACATAATCTTTGTATCTTTGCGCCTTTGCGCCTACTCTACGAGAAGCCGCTGCGCGTCTATGCGCGACCCTATCTAAACTTTAACTCTCACCCAATCGCCCCATTCTGACCCATGACAACCGCCCGTCTCATCGAAATCTTCTCCGCCATTCAAGGCGAAGGATTAAACGTCGGCACGCGCCAAATCTTCATCCGGTTCGCGCTATGCGATCTACGCTGCCATTTTTGCGATAGCGCCCACACTTGGAGCGTACCATCAACTTGTCGCGTCGAGCGGTCGCCTGGACTGCGAGACTTTGAAACCCACCCTAACCCCGTACAGCTTAATACTCTATTAACTTGGATAGAACGGCAAAACTCCCCAGGCTTACACGATAGTATCAGCCTCACAGGAGGCGAACCATTACTACACGCACCTTTCCTAGTAGAATTCCTACCTCTGGTACGTCGTGCAACTGGACTACCCATCTATCTCGAAACGGGAGGTCATCGTCCGCAACAACTGCAACTCATCCTACCTTGCCTTGACTCGGTGGGCATGGATATCAAACTACCCAGCGTCAGTGGCGAAGATCGCTGGAACGAACACGTAGAATTTCTGCAAACCTGTCACCAAGCAGGCGTAGAAGTATTTATCAAAGCGATCGTCTCCAGTCAAACCGATCTCGGAGATTTAGCCAAGGCAGCTAAACTAGTTGCATCCGTCAATCCAGAAATTCCTGTATTTCTACAACCTGCTACCCCACTCACACCATCCCAGCAGTTCGGAGACATTCCCATCCAAGCACCCACTCCAGCCCAAGTACTGCATTGGCAAGCGCTCATGAAACGAGAACTCAAACGAGTCCGCGTTATTCCCCAAACTCACAAAATGCTCAACCAGCTATAAAGACGCGAATTTTCGCGTCCCTGTCATTACATCGC from Chroococcidiopsis sp. SAG 2025 harbors:
- a CDS encoding DUF697 domain-containing protein; translation: MLQRPILIGGVGLAFALWFLQGWQESLAHLGEFSLMGAIAIIFCLWLFGKYRPKQQVQDLPVNRETVEKAIAQVQVVVDRLEAEDRPTSELREKIAQLEAQIDRQEINLAITGGKSVGKTTLLQVLETQPQDRKLCISETAALFSEVEQTDTAALQSAIASDLILFVTAGDLTDSEYQTLQQLLAAHQRLVLVFNKQDQYLPDDRAAVLYSLQQKMQPMLAAEDVVAIVSAPNPLKVRQHQVDGAVEEWLEQRLPEISSLTQRLEYILQQEAQQLVWATTKRQAEELKAEGKTILNQIRRDRALPVVEQYQWIAAAAAFANPVPALDLLATAAINAQLVMELGAVYQQKFSLEQAQTVAGTMGSLMLKLGLVELSTKAISTVLKTNAVTFVAGGTVQGVSAAYLTRLAGCSLIEYFQQQEEAINSGAGLNLDKLGQTLQNVFQQNQQVAFLHGFVKQSLGRLLPTPQPQA
- a CDS encoding VOC family protein, coding for MKFSYTILYVKEVSQAVAFYERAFSLKQRFVHESGQYAEMETGGTTLALASNELARSNLSQGFQENNLSNLPAGIEIGFVTEDVSAAFTNAVNAGAVVVVEPKVKPWGQTVAYVRDLDGILVEIASFI
- a CDS encoding asparaginase, translating into MTRGKRTQAAELEVRLLREGIVESIHHVQAVVCDDRGRVLSVAGNAETATFVRSALKPFQALGVTTTGTLERYDLTDRDLAIICSSHKAAIAQVRQVFNILWRADIDPSALQCPTPAGKRSPLEYNCSGKHAGMLAVCQQRRWALNSYLQRNHPVQQLILTKVAEMLRMPAEEFICAHDDCGAPTYFMQLGQMAALYAQLASGSSLDLERIVRAMTYHPTLIAGEGEFDTEIMRLTQGELVSKAGAEGVQCIGRVGEGMGLAIKAIDGSKRAKHAVAIHLLKQMGWISPSAAETLAESFMEFGKFKRLEVLGELSLL
- a CDS encoding CGLD27 family protein, coding for MMESPVSVCPVPDEQQPLNEYEQLKSSGFFRTATLEVRQYVGKLLWVWGWSWIVAGPIAAASFPPIKHVSQFLLCGTIGASLGVILAVARLYLGWSYVRDRLMNQTIFYEETGWYDGQNWTKPLEILTRDRLIVSYQVKPILQRLRRTFAWLGFFLLSGGLIWYFV
- the rsfS gene encoding ribosome silencing factor, whose product is MSEYTQANSISQSAFLNSSKVSATHADESRELALAIAEAAADRKAGDIVLLHVADVSYLADYFAIVTGYSRVQVRAIADAIEDKVVKEWHRKLLRTEGKNEGTWVLQDYGDVLVHIMMPSEREFYNLEAFWGHAERIDFPTASGDGRTTK
- the yqeK gene encoding bis(5'-nucleosyl)-tetraphosphatase (symmetrical) YqeK; translated protein: MLNLNHSSEYITVKRERVLSWLSEHVPQSRIDHILRVEQMAVELAEHHRQNGEKAAMSGLMHDLAKYFKPAKLLEMARAEGLEIDPVMELHPHLLHADVSAIVARDTFGVQDEEVLQAIANHTLGRPEMTELSCIVFLADSIEPGRGDTPELQALRQMSYQNLPQAVWRTCDYSLKFLIETHCLIHPRTIATRNWFLNWVKSKHHSPHMLK
- a CDS encoding 7-carboxy-7-deazaguanine synthase QueE — translated: MTTARLIEIFSAIQGEGLNVGTRQIFIRFALCDLRCHFCDSAHTWSVPSTCRVERSPGLRDFETHPNPVQLNTLLTWIERQNSPGLHDSISLTGGEPLLHAPFLVEFLPLVRRATGLPIYLETGGHRPQQLQLILPCLDSVGMDIKLPSVSGEDRWNEHVEFLQTCHQAGVEVFIKAIVSSQTDLGDLAKAAKLVASVNPEIPVFLQPATPLTPSQQFGDIPIQAPTPAQVLHWQALMKRELKRVRVIPQTHKMLNQL